The following nucleotide sequence is from Triticum dicoccoides isolate Atlit2015 ecotype Zavitan chromosome 7B, WEW_v2.0, whole genome shotgun sequence.
NNNNNNNNNNNNNNNNNNNNNNNNNNNNNNNNNNNNNNNNNNNNNNNNNNNNNNNNNNNNNNNNNNNNNNNNNNNNNNNNNNNNNNNNNNNNNNNNNNNNNNNNNNNNAACCAAATCGTTACTTTCATTTCCTTGTCCGACTAATCAAATTTTATGAAAATCATGTTCTGCATTAACTCAGTCAAATAAAAACAAGTCTTACTGAAGCCTCAAACCTTAGATAAATCTTTCATCGACTTCCCTACCCATATCCAAATTaaatcaaatcttaccaaaacCTAAACTAAATCAAAGCTTTTCTTGCATTCCCCTAGCCttactcaaatcaaatcaaatattaGCAAAATCTAGAatatggtgggtgtaaggtacTGCCTCCATTTCTTTATGTAAGGTATATTGTTTTTGGCATGGCGATCAaggcacataattatatataatcaaTGATGAAATTGCATTTGGTTAATTAGTTGATTATCGGCAAGTAAATTATTTAGCCTAAGAAAGGAAGAGATACACGCAATCGGGATAAAAatacttttctttttttttctctacaAGAAGATATACATGCAATCAGAGGAGAGATACTTTGCTTGTTCTGGAGGGTTAAtcagaagaaatgcaccttacattgtgaaATTTTATTGGAAAACAaacacaccttatataaaggaacggagggaggacTAATATAATatgttatactccctctgttccttaattAAAGTTGTATTAGTTTTTAAAAAAACattgtctatgtttgaccaactttatagcaaAATCTATAAATATTTACAATACTGAATATGTAAAATATAACAATATATTTCATGGTGAATCTAGTGACAATGATTTGGTTCTAGACATTGGTATTTTCGTCtgaaaacttggtcaaagttagagAAGTTTTACTTTTTGAAAAAATAATACaccatatatttaggaacaaagggagtaataTGTATGCCCCCATTGCAATGCACGGACAATTAACTAGTAAATTAAAAATGATCAAAATAGCATCTTATCATTTGAAAGAGATGTGGTGAATAAAATGGTCTTTGATGATGTAATTGCACTTCATGACGGTGTTGAGAGCATTGTGTTGATAACGTGCTATAGAGGATGTGTTTGGATCTagggcaagagctaatctagccttGCTGGGCAAGGTTATGCGTTTGATATAGACAGAAAAAAATCTGACTTTTGATGGCTATTAAGTACTCCCTCTATAACACGGACAATTAACTAGCCTTGCTGGGGGTAATATGTATGCCCTCATTGCAATGCACGGACAATTAACTAGTAAATTAAAAATGATCAAAATAGCATCTTATCATTTGAAAGAGATGTGGTGAATAAAATGGTCTTTGATGATGTAATTGCACTTCATGACGGTGATGAGAGCATTGTGTTGATAACGTGTTATAGAGGGTGTGTTTGGATCTagggcaagagctaatctagccttGCTGGGCAAGGTTATGCGTTTGATATAGACAGAAAAAATCTGACTTTTGATGGCtattaagtactccctctgttcctttataTGAGGTGTATTTATTTTTTGATAAAATTTCACAATGTAAGGTGTATTTGTTCTAATTCCTTGTAATTTTTATGTTGGCTCTCTAGAAAAAAGAAAATATCTCTTTCCTGATTGCATGTATCTCTCCTTGTAAAGAAAGGAAAGGAAACTATCTCTCTTCCAATTGTGTGTTCTCTTCCTTTCCTAGCCTAAATGATTTACATGCCGCTAATCTACAAATTAGAAAAGGGCAATTTTATCCTAACTAATGCATAATTATGTGTCTTGATCACCGTgctgaaaataatacaccttagataaaggaatggagggagtactacacaaTACACACCACAAAGAGTGGTGTTTTGGCACATGGAAGCATATGCTCCTGGATTTTGAAATGTGttttaaacatattttgaaaattTCATAAAATTCATAAATTCATTTTGGCACATGGGAGCATATGCTCCTGCCATTGAAAAATatatttcaaaatttcaaaaaaaatcaaacacaAATTTGGCGCGCACATCTCATAACTGTATGTGtgcgcacgccaagtttcatgaaaaACTGACATTTTATACACCTTGTGTAAAAAGACAAAAAAATGTCTCATGAAAAGCCTTTTTAAACACTAAATTTTGTCCTTTTGCATATGACATTAAAGTTTATCGGCTTTCCACCAAACGAGTTTGTATGCACGTAAAATATCGAGATGTATGCGAGAATCATTTTGTCAGAATTTTGTgacatttcaaaatatgtttaaaaCACATTTTAAATTCCAGGAGCATATGCTCCCTTGTGCCAAAACGCCAATCGGAAATTCACTTTGGCACATGGGAGCATATGCTCTTGCCACCGAAAAATATATTTCAAAAGAACCGCGCTAAAACTCAGTCGACTGAGTTTTGGCGAAGTCTCAGTCGATTCGTTATCGTCAGGTTTGGTTTGTCTTTTGTACGTATATGTACAAGTCGCTCACTCAAGTTGCAGAGTGATATTTAGAACTGGGCCTTGTTCTTGTTTTTCTTCACTCTGGGCCTTAGGTACGTGTTGGCCTCTGCTTTTCTTTTTCTTGTCTAGAACTGTTAAAACCTGTGTTCGGCTTGTGgggtttttctcttttttttttcatttctgttTCATATGGCGTGAGCTGTTTTTTATTGCTAAAAAAATCTGGTTTTTAGTTTCACATTTTTCTTGTTTCTTTTCTATTTACTTGTGTGTTCTATTTTTTTGCCTTTTATCTTTTTTAACCTTTTTTCCTTTCTAACAATGTGATTCTTGCTAGCTTTCTTTTTTCGGGGGATTTGCTAATTCTCAGGTGAATTAGAATTTGTCAAGTCTCAGTTGATTCGGTAGCCATAAGATCTTGACGTAAAGATTCATGCAATGTATCATTTTTCATGTTTCTTGAAGTTGATGCGTGATCGTGGCGTACGCAATGGATGGTAGTTCTTTTTTCTATGGGCGAATGATCAATACGCCAGGCCTCTCTCGTGGCCTATGCTCTTTTGTCCTACTTTTCTATTGTGGCCCTGTTTAGTTGTGAGGGATGTACATGGGCATTTTGCTATAGTACGACCGACCAGTTTTTATTGAAGCATTTGAAATTGGTATTCTTtttgtattccttttgtttttcttctctgtcatttctatttttattttaatgtttttcCTGGTTTTTAGTTTCtgccttttgttttatttttcctctcttctaaggaaatatataataagaatatatatatatatatatatatatatatatatatatatattatgcatTACCATTTTCTCTTTCTGTTGCAtcattttattctttctattttttatttcttttaaagTTATAATTGTAATTGTTCATCTTGACTAAAGCATTGCTAACCAAGCTTTAAGTGTGGAAGAAGTATGAAGGTAGTGGATCATGCTATTCCTTCACCTTTTTCCTCTCTTCCTCCGGGCGTGGTTTTTCTCAGAGCCGGCAGGTCAAATCGGGGTGGGGGTGGGAATGTGATATCTACCCCGCGTGAATGCAACCTAGTGGTGTTTTTTGTCAAGGGAAGTTGCATGCCTGCCACTAGGTGCGGAACTGTGAGCGTCCGTTTTGACTATAACTTTTTGTGTTTTGTTGGGGGGTTGGGAGTCGGGAGTTGCATGTCTGTCACTAGGCgtgcaactgcaagtgtcgtcaCCAACTGCAACTACATGCCTTGCTATTTTATGTGTGTGGGAGGGGGCAGTTGCATGCCTGCCACTAGGCACAAACTGCAAGTGTTGCCCGCaaatgcaactgcatgtcttcaagGCGACTTTAACTTAGCGGTGTTTTGTGGGTGAGGGGTAGTTGCATGTCTTCCAATAGGCACGCAACTGCATGTGTCGCCTTCGACTGGAACTGGACTTTGTTTTGTCTCTGGGCGCCGGAAGGGGGACAATTGCATGTGTACATTAGGCATGCAACTGCATGTGCATCGCAGCGACCGAAACTGCACTTGGATGTGTACACTAGACATGCAACTGCAAGCGTCAGCCCTGACTGTAATTGCATGTCTTCCAGCACGATGCTACTGAACTTTGTTTTGTCAAAGGGCGACGAGAGAGGGGGGAGCACTTGCATGTGTTCACTagacatgcaactgcaagtgttgtAATTGCATGTCTTCCATAATGACCGTAACTGAACTTTGTTTTGGGAAGCATGGGACAGGGGGAGCAGTTGCATGTGTACACTAGGCATGCTACTGCAAGTGTTGCCCCcgactgcaactgcatgtcttccatCACGGTCACAACTGAACTCCATTTTGTTGGAGGGCGGCGGGAGAGGGGGAGCAGTTGTATGTgtacactaggcatgcaactgcaagtgtcgccccGACTACAGCTGCATGTGTTCCATCATGACCGCAACTGAACATTGTTTTGTCGAAGGGCAGTGGGAGAGGGCGCGGGCAGTTGCATGTGTACACTTGGCATGCAGCTGCAAGTGTCGCCCTGACTACAATTGCATGTCTTCCATCACAACCGCAACTGAACATTGTTTTGTCGGAAGGCGGTGGGAGAGGGCGGGGGGCAGTTGCATGTGTTCAccaggcatgcaactgcaagtgtctccCCCTTACTACAATTAAATGTCTTCCATCACGCCCGCAACTAACCTTTGTATTGCCATATGGAGGTAGGAGAGGGGGAGTTGCATGTAtgacactaggcatgcaactgcaagtgtaacCCTCGACTACAACTACATGCCCTCCTAACACATACGCAGCTGGCCTTTGTTTTCTCTGATGGGGGCAGAACAGGGGCAATTGCATGTTtgacactaggcatgcaactgcaagtgtatcCTATTGACTGCAATTGCATGTCTCCTAGCGCGGATGCAACTGGACTTTATTTTTGTCAAATGGAGGTGGGAGATGAGGCAGTTGCAAGTGTATGTTAGACATGCAACTTCAATTGTCATGCCCAGCTAGAATTGCATGTCTACAACCCGACTACAACTGATCTTTGTTTTGTCGTGGGAGGCTAGGGAGGGGGGTAGTTGCATATCTGATACTAGGCTTTCAAGGCATGTCTACCCATCCGACTTCAAGTGGCCTTTGTTTAGGTCGGTGGGAGAGGGGGATGGATGCATGTCTGTACTAGGCTTGCAACTGCAATCATAGCCCTCGACTGCAAATACATGTCTCACCACTAGTATTAGAGATGCATTAATTAGTTCGTATTTCTGTGTGAGTCTCTTTTTTGCATTAGGAATTGCATGTCTTCCATCACGCCTACATGTCTGCCACTAGGCATCGGACTACAACTCTGTTGTGGNNNNNNNNNNNNNNNNNNNNNNNNNNNNNNNNNNNNNNNNNNNNNNNNNNNNNNNNNNNNNNNNNNNNNNNNNNNNNNNNNNNNNNNNNNNNNNNNNNNNNNNNNNNNNNNNNNNNNNNNNNNNNNNNNNNNNNNNNNNNNNNNNNNNNNNNNNNNNNNNNNNNNNNNNNNNNNNNNNNNNNNNNNNNNNNNNNNNNNNNNNNNNNNNNNNNNNNNNNNNNNNNNNNNNNNNNNNNNNNNNNNNNNNNNNNNNNNNNNNNNNNNNNNNNNNNNNNNNNNNNNNNNNNNNNNNNNNNNNNNNNNNNNNNNNNNNNNNNNNNNNNNNGTGCAGCCGTTGCATATCTTCCACTAGGTGGGGGTCGGCCATCGTatcattgttttatttatttttcttcatcTTTTCATGATTTATTTTAATACTTTAATATTTTGGTAAATATGCGATGAACTTTTCTGTAAACACATGATAAATATCTGATTTAAATAcgtgatgaacatttttatattatGCAGCAAAAATTGGAAAAATGCGTGATGAACATTTCATAATATACAATCGATATTTTTATGAATACACAATCAATATTTTTTGTATATATACGAGATGATACAAATATAGGATGACCATTTATACACAtgaaaacacaaacaatttttaAATTTACAAAATGTATAGATTGTTTCTCATTTTTAAAATTAATTTTCATAGTTTTCTtttgtatctatgaaaaatggctaAAACAGAACGTGAGCCGGCAGAACAAACACTAGTGGCCTATGTAAGGCAACTCTTTTGCTGTAAGAAACACATGCACAACACAGTACACCTTGCGTATTTTGCTGCTGTAAAAAAACAAAGCCCAAGTAAGGAAGCAAGCCCAACAAAAAGAGAAGACAAGCTACGAAACATTGCCAACGAAAACAGACCCAGCCCAAATAGAAAATTAGCCACGCACGTAAAACAGAAAACCAAACGAGTATACGTGAGGAAAACCTGTCATAGCTTTCAATTTTGTACGTGCTGACGTCATGGACTGAGACTTCATCAAGTCTCAGTCGACTTATACCTAGACAAACCCATttcaaaatgtcaaaaaaattcgAACACAAATTTGACGTGCACATCTCAACATGGCACGTGGGCACGTCCAAGTTTCGTGAACAATTATACATACACCACAATATAAATTGAACTGGATTCGTTCTCCAACGGCGGGAGGCAGCGCTTCAGGCCGATCGGTCGGCGCAGCTTAACATCCGCCGCAACGCCGCGTTAGCTCGTCGACGaactcatcgaagctccgctgcgATGACCCGCCGGGCGCCGCCGCGGCCTCAAGGGTCGCCCTCACCTTCTTCACCGCCTCCCCGAGGTCCTTCCCCTCTTTTCCGGACATCACGCGCTCGATCCTCGCCTTCACCTCGTCGGCAAACACAGCGCCACGATCCCCGATGGTCACGCCGACGCGCCACTCCCGCACGACGAGCCGCCGGTTGGTGATCTGGTCAGTGAGCAGAGGGAAGCACAGCATGGGCACTCCCGCCCACACGCTCTCCAGCACGGAGTTCCACCCGCAGTGCGTCAGGAATCCACCCACCGCGGCGTGGGAGAGCACCTCCACCTGGCAGCACCACGGCACCACCAGCCCACGCCCGGCGGACGCCGCCGCGAACCCCTCGGGCAGCGGGTCCGGGTCGTCGGAGCTCACGATGCCCGGCCGCATCACCCACAGGAACCTCGCGCGGCTGGCCAGGACTCCCCCGGCGATCTGGTGCAGCTCCTGCTTGGTGACGTGCGCGTAGCTGCCGAAGGAGATGTAGAGCACGGACCCCGGCGGCTGCGCGTCCAGCCAGTGGGAGCAGTCGGACTCGGCCCACATGGAGGTGGCGACGGCGCTGCGGGCGAAGCCGGCGGGGAGGATGGGGCCCACGGCGTAGAAGGGCTTCTCGGCGCGGAGCGCGGCGATGGTGGACGGCTCCAGCTCCTCCACGGTGTTGCACAGGACGTAGTCGGCGCCGCGCGCCTGCTCGAACGCCTTGAAGATGATGCGGTGCACCACGCTGGTGGCGTCCGTCTCCTGGAGGTACGACATGAGCTCGTGCGGCTCGATCGCCGGCACGCCCGGGATGTACGTGATCGTGTCCTTCCGAGGCTCTGCAGCACGTCCCAGAAAGGATCTTCAAAATCGATGCCATGGCAGACTATTTCGCGGCAACCAATTTTGAATTGAAATATGAGCATATGGGGAGCTGCTCACCGTTGCATCCGAAGTGGCCGTGCTCGGTGAGCAGGTGGACGTGGTAGTAGAGGTTGAAGATGAGCGCGGGCTCCGTCCAGAAGGACACGTACGGGATGCCGAGCTTCCTGGCCAGGGTCGCCGGCCACGAGAAGAAGGTGTCGGCGACGAGGCACGTGGCGGCCGGGTCGACGACGACGCGGCCGAGCAGCTCCTCGACGTGGCCGGAGAGCGCGTGGAGCAGCGAGCCGTGGAACTCGTCGTGGTGCAGCGACCGGTCGAACCCCAACGGGAGGCCGTCGCTGACGAGCTCGCAGCGCACGTCCATCCCCGCCGAGCGCGCGCCGGCGAAGGCGTCGTGCCCGGCCGGGTCGACGCCGAGCGCGCGCGCCGTCTGGTCGTGCACGGCCTCCGTGGTGACCACCGTCACGGCGAAGCCCCGCGCCGCCAGCCGCAGCGCGAGGTGCGTCTCCGGGATGATGTGGCCCTGCATCGGGTACACCACCACCACCGCGTGCGGCTTGCGCTTGCAGCCGCCGCTCGCCGCTACGCCGGCCTCCTTTTGCGCCATGAtcacctagctagctagctagctaattccTCCGATTTTCTGCGAACCGACACTCGCCTTTCAAGAAGGCAAGACCTGAGCACCGCCCGGGGACTAGCTCATTATCAAATTCTCTCTTCGCCGCCGGCCGGCATCCGATTCGATCGCTTGGCATGTGCAGTGTGCCTTTTCTACTGGCTACCGCTCTGAAGTAGTGGTGTTTGGTGCCAACGTTTGGTCCAAATTTGCTAATCTGGCGTTTCGATCTGTACGGTCCAGGGGTGAGTGCGCAGGTGATGTAGCTGACACTTGATCCACGGAAAAGGCACCTCCCTGCAGATTCGCTTAGGGCATGTAtaatggtggcatatggatacatatgccccatgacaaaaagtaatttgaggcGCCTACATTTATTTTTTCCCCCAATGCAAGTTACCGCTAGTGGGCCTcattaagaaatagaaaataaagactttagtacacatgcatctctactttttACTTCAACCTTTTCAGTTTTTGTCACCGGACCACGTTTTTTCTCTTCAAGCAGCCGCCCCCTggagaggatcccgcttccctatccgaacctactttacgtcaaTATCCGATCCTACGtggcatgcgaggcatcaccttgaggctatgcattgtacatgcccttaaccGTGCTTAAACTCAGCTCAAAGGTAGGTCATGTGTAAGAGCATCCGCATAGATGGTCCAAATGTAGAAGTACCTAACTTTTAGACCGTCTGGGGTAAAAAACGCTGCTTCAACAGACGGTCCATATGCAAAAAAAATTGGACCGCGGCCTCCtcgtgatgtaaaatacaacacctcGCGGTGCAAATTTACATCACGAGGTGCACTTGGTCCAAAACCAGCTGTCGCCCGCGAACGCCCAACCGCACTTCATTTCCTTTCCCTCCGCCCGCCCGAAGACTAGCCGGCCGGAATCCGCCGCCGCGACCGCCCAAAACCTCACCGTCGGCGCCGCCACCACCCCACATCCCCGCTGTCGCCCCCGTCGTCTCCCTCGCCGGTAGCCGGCTCGCAGCCAGCGCGGGATTCGGCGACCCCGACGGTCCGGCTGCCGCGGTAGGCCTCCGCCGGGCCttaggctaccgtcgacctcctccccgTCGGCCGTGAGCCTGTCCACGGCCGTTGCGCCGGCCGCACGACCGCCGCACCAAGCCCTCCGCCCGGCTGCCGAACTATTCTTCGCCACCCGCCgagctcctcttggccggcctccaaGCTCATTTGTTATCACCGCGGTCAGCTCCGTCCAGAGCCGATCGCAGCCGTCAGCAGCAGCCAATCCAACCGGCGGCCATCTTCTTCCAACGCgtgcacaaggtgttcgatggaattccCCAAGGCATCCCCAACCGGTTTTGGACCATgaatttggaccatctattggagttaCTCTTTTGGACCATGAATTTAGACCATCTGTTGAAGTTGG
It contains:
- the LOC119341962 gene encoding UDP-glycosyltransferase 86A2-like, which translates into the protein MAQKEAGVAASGGCKRKPHAVVVVYPMQGHIIPETHLALRLAARGFAVTVVTTEAVHDQTARALGVDPAGHDAFAGARSAGMDVRCELVSDGLPLGFDRSLHHDEFHGSLLHALSGHVEELLGRVVVDPAATCLVADTFFSWPATLARKLGIPYVSFWTEPALIFNLYYHVHLLTEHGHFGCNEPRKDTITYIPGVPAIEPHELMSYLQETDATSVVHRIIFKAFEQARGADYVLCNTVEELEPSTIAALRAEKPFYAVGPILPAGFARSAVATSMWAESDCSHWLDAQPPGSVLYISFGSYAHVTKQELHQIAGGVLASRARFLWVMRPGIVSSDDPDPLPEGFAAASAGRGLVVPWCCQVEVLSHAAVGGFLTHCGWNSVLESVWAGVPMLCFPLLTDQITNRRLVVREWRVGVTIGDRGAVFADEVKARIERVMSGKEGKDLGEAVKKVRATLEAAAAPGGSSQRSFDEFVDELTRRCGGC